The following coding sequences are from one Salinicoccus sp. Bachu38 window:
- a CDS encoding DUF2768 domain-containing protein, with the protein MDLMWISFYSLGAMALAAVLIYVARYKISSRIISTIVSLIAWALLIIAFLLMIPVLGGSTHA; encoded by the coding sequence ATGGATTTAATGTGGATATCGTTCTATTCATTGGGTGCAATGGCCCTTGCCGCTGTACTTATCTATGTCGCAAGATACAAGATATCTTCCAGAATCATCAGCACCATTGTGTCGCTGATTGCCTGGGCACTGCTCATCATCGCATTCCTGCTGATGATACCTGTACTGGGGGGGAGTACCCATGCGTAG